DNA from Chiloscyllium plagiosum isolate BGI_BamShark_2017 chromosome 44, ASM401019v2, whole genome shotgun sequence:
cggatatctggtcggcatggatgagttggaccaaagggtctgtttccatgctgtacatctccatgactgtatgacacgcaccaccctttgcatcaAAACGTTGCTCCTCggggacccttttaaatctttcccctctcatcatcAAAACTAGAGCCTGTGTCCTCTCAGTTTTGAAATCCTCTACCCTTCTCGCTGTTCACCCTGGCCATGCCACTTACGATtccattaggtcacccctcagcctccgacgctccggggaaaacagccccagcctgcccAACCTCTTTCTgtaacctccaaccctggcaacatccttgtagatcttctctgcaccttctcgagtTGCCCGGCATCTTTTCtgaagcagggagaccagaattgaatttaGTTTGAGAGGCTGCCTTCGCTTATCTCGGGACTCCGTTACTGAATTCAGCTTGCTTCGACCGAACGGCGGTTCAGAAGTGCAGAGGGAGGAAAGAGTGTTTTGTAGAAGCTAGAATTTCCTGTTGTGAGTTTCTGTCCTGCAACGATCATGATCCTGACACTCGACTCTTTTTACAGAGGAAATCGTGGGAGACGGAAACCAAGCATCTGACTGATTCACTCAATCTGTCGGGAGCTGAAGATCATTGGGGCCTTCGAATGTGGAAGGAGAAATGTTTGTTGTGTCTACGGGAGAAGGTTTAAGATatctgtgtttggaaaggcacTAATGCGCAcacagcctctgaggagcaggagaatcgacgtttcaggcatttgGCCTTCACACCCAAAGTGAGCATGTTTCGGCACACCGACTGTGGAAAAGACTTTGGCGCAGCCTGAGAAACGTCACATCGTTCACAGAGGAGGAAGGAAAccgcaaaaaaaaaaaaaacatgttctgAGTGTGGAGGTGGCTTCGACTGACCGTCCAACCTGGAGCGACACGAGGGCACCCCCGCCACAGAGAAACCCTGGGAATGCGGGTTCTGTGGGAAAAAGTTCAATTATCCGTCTGAGCTGGGGATCCACCAGCGGGcgcacaccggggagaggccgttcacctgcaccGAGTGCGGCACGGGGTTCTCCCGTCTGTccaacctgctgaggcaccagctgGTCCACTCTGACGTGAGGACGTTCAAGTGCGCCGACTGCGGCAAGGCCTTCAAAAGCAGCAGCGACTTGCAGaagcaccggcgggtccacaccggggagcggCCGTTCGTCTGCGCCGCGTGCGGCAAGGGCTTCACCTGCTCGTCCaacctgctgaagcaccagcgCACCCACACCGGGGAGCGGCCGTTCGTCTGCTCGGTGTGCGGCAAGGGCTTCACGGGCTCCTTCACCCTGCTGCAGCACCAGCAGGTGCACACGCCGGAGAAGCCCTTCGCCTGCTCCGAGTGCGGCAAGGGCTTCACTCGGGCGTTCACGCTGCAGGCCCACCAGCGGGtgcacaccggggagaggccgttcacctgccccgTGTGCGGGAAGGGGTACACCCGCTCCTCCCACCTTCTGAGACACCAGGTGGATCACGACTGACCGTGGGGAGGGGTTTCGACTCGGCCCTTGTGGGTCACGTCCACTTGGAGGTGTGTAAGAAATGTGTCTCCGTCACTCGCTTTCTCATCGGCTCAGAGCTCCGAGGCAGAGAACGGAAGAATTATCCCAACTGTGTTTAGCGTCAGGGAGATGACAGTGAATGTGTCAAAATTGCTTCGGATCAGAAATAAGGTAATTTAGTACgaccgatccaccctaacctgcacatccctgggcactatgggtaatttagcacggccaatccaccctaacctgcacatccctgggcactatgggtaatttagtacaaccgacctgcacattcctgggcactatgggtaatttagtacgaccgatccaccctaacctgcacattcctgggcactatgggtaatttagcacggccaatccaccctaacctgcacatccctgggcacgatgggtaatttagcacggccaacccaccctaacgtgcacatccctgggcactatgggtaatttagcacggccaatccaccctaacctgtacatctttggattgtggggggaaaccggagcacccggaggaaacccacgcaggcacgatgggagaacgtgcaaactccacgcagacggtcgcccgaggctggcatcgaacctgggtgcctggcgctgtgaggcagcagtgctcaccactgagccaccgtgctggcccCAAATAAAGTAggggaagtaggccattcagcccttggagttggctctgccattcaatataatcatggccgatcgtccaactcagtcccctgttcccgctttctctTCCATACCTTTTGGATTCCATTAACCCTAAGAACTAAAAAGGCACAGACTACTGACTCAGTTAAAAGTAGGGGCTTGGGTAATGCTGTAGGACAAATGGACcaaagggttcaggtacataattcttttgaagtttgcttcacataTAGTCAGGGTGGCTAAGAAGGCGTTTCGCACGCTTGCCTCAGACTGTTGATGATGGGAATCGGGacttcatgttgaggttgtacgggacgttggtgaggccttttctgagTACCGTACCCAGTTCCGGTCGCCCTGTTACcggagggatattattaagctgccgagggtgcagaagagacttACCTGGGATGTTGCCGGGATCGGAGGGTTTgggttatcaggagaggctggataggctggggctgtttacactggagagtaggaggttgagaggcgaccatATAGAGGTCagtaaaatgatgaggggtgtagataaggtgaatgacggGTGTCTTcaccctgggatgggggatttcaaggctaagGGGGTACATTTTTACGATGTGacgagaaagatttgaaaaaagacacgaggggtaattttgtttttatactcgagtggttcgcgtgtggaatgaacttcctgaggaagtgggtacACGTACAGCgttgaaaaaacatttggataagtacgtgaactAAAAAGGCTCTGAGGggcatgggccaggagcaggcaggtgggactggttgaGTTTAGGCTGACGgacggcacggactggttggactgaagggtctgtttccgtgctcgaTAGCTGGATCTAACGCCCTCTTGAAAACATGTCAGCTTTccgtgggagagaattccacaggccagTTCACTCTCtggggtgaagagatttctcctcgtGTCAGACCCGAATGCCTACCTTGTATACCCAAACTATCTCAACTCgccagtgatggtggtgggggggtggtgttcTTACTGCATTTCCCCTGTTGAGCCCAGATAGAATTCTGTGGGTGTTAAGTCCCAACCGATCGGTCTTCcaacccaccccccccacacGTTATTCTGAACCTTATTCCCCGGATGTAGTCTCATGGGAATCACCCCATGCAGGAGCCTCCCTGCTCCTGTGCTCAAACCCTCCTCCTCAGGCGACGATCACACACCAATTGCCTCCTTTCGGGCTCAAACTGTGACCGGTTCCTCGCTGAACGGAAACCGGCAGGTCCGTACGTGCAAACCCAGCAATTAGGAACAGGTTcgaaccacccagacccacaaaCCTCCTCAATCGCAGCTGATCTGATTCCGCCAGATTCCCACCTCACCCTGTTAACccttcaccccctccccacctttcCAAACGTTTCAACCACAGTCAGGAGACTTTATTCCCACTTTTTTCTCCTCGTCTCTGGCTTCAGTGCCTTTTGTTAACAGTGACCGCCTtcctagtttagattagattccctgcaatctggaaacgggcccttcggcccagcccagacccatttccctctgactaatgcactttaacactacgggcaatttttaacgtggccaattcacctggccggcacatctttggactgtggaggaaacccacgcagacacaggggggagaacgtgcaaactccacgcagacagtcgccccgaggctgacatcgaacctgggaccctggcgctgtgaggcagcagtgctcaccactgagccaccaggctgccCTTTcctttaacactacgggcaatttttaacgtggccaattcacctggccggcacatctttggactgtggaggaaacccacgcagacacaggggggagaacgtgcaaactccacgcagacagtcgccccaaggctgacatcgaacctgggaccctggcgctgtgaggcagcagtgctaaccactgagccaccaggctgccCTTTCTAGGAtttctcacaaggggaaacatcctctcccaACGTGCTCTGGCAAGACCTCCCCATCCCAGTTGGGCCAGCTCTTGACCTTCAGCAGACATAAGCCTGACCTGTTCAGGGCTCTCTTTGTCAGAGCCACCTGCCCATTCTCGGTGTTCATCTGGTAAATCACGTCTGAACGATTTCCAACCATGGACCACCTTGCAGTGTGCGGTCATTCTGGGATTGCAAATATTTGTGTGACCTTTTCTGTTGGGGAGTGCCAACAGTTGCATTTCTATGGAACCTGTCACCTCCCGAGGGTGCTTCATGGATGATCAAAGCTTGGCCCAAGagcttaattttgttttgttttgcttttaattcatttctggggggggggcagtgaaggaatggccgatacatttgcaagtcaggatggtgagcatctcagaggggaacttgcagggggggtggtgttccaatgtatctgctgccccttgtcctcctaggtggaagtggccgtgggtttggaaggcgctatctgaggatctttggcgaatttctgcagcgcatcctTGTACAGTGCATCTTAAGACCTATCTTGAAGGAGGATGTTAagggagcccccccccccccctctcccagAGCTTGGCAGTTGGTCAAACGATGCAGTTGAGGTTCAGAAAATAAGACgcttggagggtcctgaggccgGAGGAGACTCCAGAGGCCGTCGTGGGAGGGAGTGGCTGCCTGGCTGGAGCTTGCAGCCTGGCCCAATAGTGATGTGGAGGCATTGAACTGAGGCGGACAAAGTTAGaaggcacacaacaccaggtttattcgAAATCACAGGCTTTCGGGGCGAGGTGAGGCATTTCGCCTGACAAAGGAGCTACCCTCAGAGCTcatgacttcaaataaacctatcggactataacctgatgccatgtgacttctgactttgtccatcctgGGTTTGTGTCATTATTAAACTGGGGCCCCGAGTGTAATGGGCGCTCCCACATTATAAAACAATTCGCACCATTCTGAGTTTTTAAGTCACGGTTTGCGACGCGATTTCATTCGTCTGACCCCCCCCCTGCTGTTGTACTCTGTATCGAAACACTTCTGCCGGGTATGTCTGAGTCAGTGTTAAGCATGAACTGACCGCTCCAGATCACACTGAGGACTCGTCTGTCAAGAATTTTTCATTCGAAGTTCTGCAGGTAGTTTTCCAGCCTCTATGCTGTCCCTTACCGCAGTAGATACAGCAGCATTTCTACATAATCAGACCTGTACTCAATTTGCTTATAAAGAGACAAGGGAATTTGGTTCATGGGGATGACTTCAGAACTGTGGCACATCAGTCTAGGGAAACACCAGAAATTAAAGGCCGTATCATTTTTGTTTTGCGATATTTTGGACAGGAATGGGGAAAAATGATAACTGTTTTAAACACCCAGGCTTTGCTGCTCTTTGCAAAACCAAGTTTCCCCACCAagtactgtttacacagctgcttggtcgtgttgcgactgtacaggacgttggttaggccacttttggagtactgcgttcagttctggtctccctgctatgggaaagatgttgtgaaactttcagagggttcagaaaagattttgccGGGGTTGATGagtttgggctacagggagagggctgaacaggctggggctgttttccctggagcgtcggaggctgaggggtgaccttatagagatttatgaggAGTGTGGATAAAGGTATCTTTGCCCAGGAGTCATATCTTTAAGGTGAATagagagaagatttaaaaaagacacgagaagtgattttattttaacgcagagagtagttcatgtgtgtggaataaacttccagaggaagtggtggatgtgagtacagttacaacattaaaaagatatttggataagtacataaataagaaatgtttggagggatatgagccaactgcaggcagatgggactggtttggtttgggattatgaaCTTGTTTGACTGAACTGTCCGTTtctctgctgtgggactctatAATTGCTGTGAGCTGTGGCTGTTAATCAACGAGTCAACTGCTTCATAAGAGTAAATCAGCAACCCTGTATCTTCCACAAGCAAGCAAAGATTATCTCCCAAgtacaggaccttgatcaaatgggccaaggggtggcaaatgtagtttaccttagataaatgtaaggtgttgcattttggaaaggcaaaccagggcagggcttatacacttaacggtaagatcCTGGGCagtgttaccaaacaaagagaccttggagtgcaggttcaaagctccttgaaagtggaatagcTGGTAGACAGAATGGTGATGAAGGCGTTTCGTGTGCTTGCCTACATTGGTCAGCACTTTGAGTAAAGGAGGTGAGATGTCACAATGCacctgtacagagcattggtgacgccacttttggaatactgcgtccaattCCAATTGCCTTTCTTTCGGAAGGAAGttgtaaacttgaaaggggtcagaaaggattgacaaggatgttgccaggactggagggtttgagttaaagggagaggttgaataagctgtgGCTTTTCccccctggagtatcagaggctgagaggtgaccttttataaaggtttataaaatcatgcggggcatggagagggtgaataaccaagatctttttcttaatccagaactagagggcacaggtttaacatgagaggggaaagatataaaagagacctatggggcaacttttttcacacagggtggtgcagtgtacggaatgagctgccagaggaagtggtggaggctggtacaattgcaacattttagaaggcatctggatgagtacatgacaAGGatgggtttagaaggacatgggccaagtgctggcaaatggcgcCAGACACGATCTCTGGTCTGCACggatggtttggaccgaagggtctgtttctgtgccgtatgatTCTATAAGTATCTGGAGGGGAATTAAAGAACAGCACATCCTGGCAAGGCTAAAAAGGACCATTTGGTGTTAAGTTGAGAAAACaagtctgtgctttctgtcaatctGGTTCTGAGAGATGGGCAGATTGGGAAATTCTGCACGCTTTTGAAAATCTTTTAATGTTTGTAATGTCTCTGGGAAATGGATTCTCTGACTGCCAGTGTGCTGCACTAGTGAGGTGCAACAATATTGCTCACCATATCATATCATAGGTATAAATGCATACTATTAATCAGAGAATCccctgtgtggaagcaggccattcaccccatctaGTCCATACCcacccctctgaaaagcatcccacccttctcccccccccccccccccccccccccgtatccctacacttcccatggctaatccctgggcaattttgcatgggcaattcatctaatctgcacgtTTGAAATTTAATGGAgaatttggtgggggggggggaaagaaacACTAGCAATTGCGAATACCCCTTTACCTGAGCAGAACTTCAATTCCTTTTGaattcaacaggtttggcagcatctgtggggtgaaagcagagttaccagatctgctgagtttctccagcaatctctgctttCGTGTTAGAACTTCAGCCTTGGCAGTTCTCTGTATTTATTATTCCAGACTCTGAGTCAAAAATGAATGTATTTCCCTTCAAAtataaatgcatcacctctctaTATTCCACCCCGTGGTAATTAGATTAGAGAGGTGTGACCTCGGACAGGATTATTTGCCTGAGAAACGTTTTATGCAGGAAAGTCACGATTGCAGAAGATGCCCAAGTATTTCACCCCCTGAGCGAACAGCGCAGGCGCACTGTGGctgaggggaggggggggcgtGCCCGGGGCGGTGACAGTCCGGAGCAGGCGCAGTGCAGCCGGAGCCCGCCGTCGCGTGGGAGGAGGTGACGGTCGCCTCGAGCCGGTTGCCCTGGACACCATTCGTTGCTGGACCCGATGAGGGAacaatgggagggagggaggggcgTGGAAGCTGACGACGTTGGTGGCTTGAGGCGGGCCTCCGCGTTCCATTGCGGACGTCACAACGCGGAAGTCGCCAGGTCAATTTCAGAGTGAATGTCTTTTTTGTCCCCCCTCCTCCTTTTTCAGATTGGGTTCTCACCctgggagtgagtgagagagagagaggggggaaagacTGTTCACTTGCAGCAGCTGAAGTGAATCCAGGGAGCGGTCAGGCTCAGCTTTGATGCATGAACTTGTCTGGCTAAAGTAAGttgtcctccctccctccctccagcgAGTCTCTCTTCCCCCCCATTGCACCCCACAGGTTTTCCTCTGGCTAaaagaatggcctgtttcctaaAGTTCACAACTTTAATGGGGTAGTTTCTCATTTAAGTAATCTGTCAATTAATAAGACAATTGAGACTGGTGTATATTTGACACGTCATTTGTGATTTGCAGAGCTTCATTTATAATGATTTCTAGTCTTTTGACAGTCGTAACTCTACACAACAATAGGATGCATATTTCTTTCAAATGCTTATCCAATTTTATTTCCTAACAATTTATCGCCCCCAATTCCAACAACTGTGTAGTCAGATTCTAAATCCCTGCTGAAATAATGATCTCCTCACATCCCGTATGCATCTTTAATCAAAAACAGTGTGTAatgatcactttttaaaattaaataacacacacacaatatgaACTCCAATAACACTTACATACATATATGAATTTCTAATGCTCAATTTTTACATATACATGTAATATGAATTTCTATCCTGTACTGAAAGTGATAACTTTGTGTAAATTCCTTTTACAGGCTGATTGAAGGGGAGGATTCACACTCGGTACAAATATTACATCGATATCTTATGGAGGCACTCAATTCATTGGAGTGGAGTACCATCAGCATTTAAatcatgaaaaataaaaattttTCTGTGTCTGCTTCAACAGGATTTAAACATCAGTGAGACTGAAAGGGTCACAGTGTTCCAGTGCACTGACTGATCGTTACACTCTGAGAACAGCATTACATCATTCACACCGGGGAAAGACTTACCGTGGTTCGGAGTGTTGGCAAAACTTCAACTGATCATCCAAGCTGGAGAGACGCAAGGCCACCCACGCCATGAACaaaccgtggaaatgtggggactgtgggaagggatttttGTCACCCTCTGCCCTGGCGATTCACCGACGCACTCACACCGGGGAGAGGACGTTCACCTGCTGCGTGTGCGGCAACGGATTCACTCACCGGTCCCACTTGGAGatccaccagcgggtccacaccagggagaggccgttcCGCTGCTCCGTGTGCGGCAAGGGCTACACTCAGTCGTCCCACCTGATCAcccaccagcaggtccacaccggggagaggccgttccgCTGCtctgagtgcgggaagggcttcactcAATCGTCCCACCTGATCACGCACCAGCGGgtgcacactggggagaggccgttctgctgctccgagtgcgggaagggcttcactcAATCGTCCCACCTGATCACGCACCAGCGGGTGCACACCGGCGAGAGGCCGTTCTGCTGCTcggagtgcgggaaggccttcgcTCAGCCCTCTCAACTGCGGCTGCACCGGCGGGTGCACAGCAGGGAGAGGGCGTTCAACTGCTCCGAGTGCGGCAAGGGCTTCCGCGAGCTGGCCAGCCTGGAGAAGCACCGCCCGGTCCACTCCGGCGACCAGCGTTTCACCTGCCCCGCCTGCGGGTTTAAGTTCACCCGGCTCACCGACCTGGAGCAGCACCGGATGGcgcacaccggggagaggccgtttgcCTGCTCCTCCTGCGGCAAGGCCTTCACCCGCTCGACCAGCCTCCTGGCCCACCGCCGGGTCCACACCGGCGAGCGGCCCTTCGCCTGCCCGGTCTGCGGGAAGGGCTTTGCCGACCCGTCCACCCTCTGGAAGCACCGGCgcatccacacgggggagaggccgttcacctgctcagtgtgcgggaaggccttcactCGCTCGTCTCACCTACGGCGACACCAGCAGCTTCACTCTGAGTAGAGGCCACTGAGCACGGAAACGGAATTTGTTGCTTTATCCAGCCTGAAGAAAGACCGTCAAGTCCCTACCTGGGAGAGCGACCGATTGTTCTACTCAGCACAAGATGGGTTCAACTGAGTCATTCAACTTGCAATGATTTAGCTGCTCTGACAATGGTGTTTCTTGCAGTTATTTTTCTCAGCcggttcagacatgttatgatttGATATGTTTTAaggttgtcacgtgtaccgagatacagcgaaaagtgttgttttgtgtgctatgcAGGCATATCgtgccatacaaagtgcatcagggtagcagggCAGAatatacaatgttacagctgcagagaagttgcggggggagagagagagagagagaggtttgttcaaaagtctgaaaacaaTGAGGAAGAAACTGTCCCTGAGTATGTTAGTATGGAGAAAAAGCTGTCCCTGAGTATGTTAGtatggagaagaagctgttcctgaatctgttagtatggggaagaagctgttcctgaatctgtttagtacggggaaggagctgttcctgaatctgtttagTACGGGGAAGTTGTTGTTCCTGAATCTCTTAGTATGGAGAAGGAgttgttcctgaatctgttagcacgaggaagaagctgttcctgagtATGTTGGTAcagggaagaggctgttcttgaatctgttggtacttgAATTTGTTAACACTGGGAACAAGCTGTTCCAGAATCTGTTTGTATATGTTTTCAAAGTTTTTCCaacttctgcccgatggaagagagtATGAATGGGAATGGGAAGTATCTTTGATTagattggttgctttcccaaggcaaaGGGAAGTATAGATGCAGTCAGTGGATGGAAGTCTGGTTTGTGTGACAggctggactgtgttcacaactctctggagtTTTTTGCAAGCTTGAGTAAAGCAGTTGCCATATGACGCACCTCCGGACCTGGACCCAGATATCCTGGCCCAGAGGGAGGAACTTTACTGCTGTGTCACAAGAGCTCCCCAGGCGTTAATTGTAGATATTTTCCAACTAGCTTGTTGAGAGAAGTTAGTTCACACCTCCCTGTCTTAGAGATAGGAACGTACCACTGCTCCACTAGTGCCCTCTGGGAATTAATTGCATTGACTGAGATTAATAGTATTTCCCATTGGTTACTTGATCACATTGTGTGGAATGCAGTCAGGAGGTGCAGGTGGGAATTCCTTGCATTGGGATAACAAATGTTTTCAGAAAGGTTTATTGCAACAATGAAGTGTCGACAGTATTAGTCAGACCTATCAGTAATAGCATAGTTTATGAATAGCTGTAAGCTTTATTCATAGTTGTAGGGTCAGACAGAACTCTGGTTTTGCTGAACATTAAAGGCACTTTTTGTCAAAGTTGTTCTATCTCGTCACTTATCTTTTTATCTCATCATCTTGACAATTCACAAGCAATCCCAAAATAAAGGGAAAGCAGCATTTACACTAATATGAGAGGAGATTCAGGTGAGAATTGGCAAATAAAATGAAGCTACGACATTTaaactcaaggaaaatcaaattCATGTAAGTGAAATAAtcctatagagtcatacagcacggaaacagatcctttagccCAACTAGCCCATGCCGACTGtaatcccaaatgaaactagtcccacctgcctgcgctagACTTCTATTCCTCCAAACATAAATTGCCCATCGTGACTTTataaaatctgtctcctctcaccttaaaaatatcccccatgctgggaaaagacacctgccattcaccttatcgatAATTCTAATGATTTTATGAATTGCTATAAGGTTGGCCGCTCAGCCTCCCGCACTCTAGTGAAACACGTCCTAGCCTACacagcctccccttataactcaaaccctccattcatagcaacaccctggtaaatctcttctgaatcctctccagcttaatcatTTCTTTCCTGTCATAGGGAGACCAGATCTGGACACAGCagcccagaagaggcctcaccaacatcctgcataacctcaacataacgtcccagcCGACACTCAAAAGGtccgagcaatgaaggcaagcgtggtAAATGCCTTTGTAACCAACTTGTCTAAGTGACGcaaacttcagagaattatgtaccCGAATccctaggtctttctgttctacattacccaaagtcaagagtgtggtgctggaaaagcacagcatgtcaggcagcatccaaggagcaggagaattgacgtttcgggcataagcccttcatcaggaattatgtcagaaacgtcgatgctgcctgacctgctgtgcttttccagcaccacactctcgactctgctgtccagcatctgcagttctcactttctcctacattacccaaagccctacttttaattgtataagtcctgccctcgtTTGCTTTACCAAAAAGCAATACCTTGCACTATTTATTAAACCCCACCTGccacccttccccccccccccccccccccccccccgaattGATCAAGACTTCTTTGCAACCTttgataaccttcactgtccactgtaccaacAGTCTTGGTGTTACCTATGaatttcctaaccatgccttctatattaaGTTAAGGCATGGCAGGACAGCTTTATCACATGGAACACATGGATGAGAAGTTGTAGGTGTGTACTAGTGACCTCACTGTCTGTGGGAAATGTCACCCACATACAGAATCTCTGAGGTTCAGAGCCTGGACTGGAGGCTGGAGTCGCTGCGACACATCCGTTTTTGTTTTGGATCTTCAGCCtctgcagttcttggttttattattATTCCTGACTGATTCTTGGTCAT
Protein-coding regions in this window:
- the LOC122543580 gene encoding zinc finger protein 256-like — translated: MNKPWKCGDCGKGFLSPSALAIHRRTHTGERTFTCCVCGNGFTHRSHLEIHQRVHTRERPFRCSVCGKGYTQSSHLITHQQVHTGERPFRCSECGKGFTQSSHLITHQRVHTGERPFCCSECGKGFTQSSHLITHQRVHTGERPFCCSECGKAFAQPSQLRLHRRVHSRERAFNCSECGKGFRELASLEKHRPVHSGDQRFTCPACGFKFTRLTDLEQHRMAHTGERPFACSSCGKAFTRSTSLLAHRRVHTGERPFACPVCGKGFADPSTLWKHRRIHTGERPFTCSVCGKAFTRSSHLRRHQQLHSE